In the genome of Phragmites australis chromosome 9, lpPhrAust1.1, whole genome shotgun sequence, the window ATCAGAAGGCAGAACTTAGAGCACCACGCGCTGCCTCGCGTTTCATCTCTGCGGCTTTTCCACTTCCACGGAAGTACATGAATACTTGCTGCACGTTGAGTGAAATAGTTCAGTGATCAAGAGATATGAAGAACATCACAATTGTTCCTATTGGAAGGACTGAAATGAAGGGTTCATTTAAAAAATGAATAGATTTAGCCACCTGAATGACACCGATGCTCAAAAGTGATTCAAGgcagaacaaaccaaatccaacaaagtaAAATATCTGtcaaatggagaaaaaaaatagaaatcagTAAGAAACTAAACAAGCTATGCCAATCCAACATATGACTATTGAATGCAGCAACGTTTGATAAAGCGTGCAGTTTTAGGAACTAAAGTAGCCAGAAAGGCTATCAGGTGCTTATAGGAGTCATTGGTGCATGAGGGCTGAGGAAATGATACAAGAGGTCTGCTGCAAAATGCAAGGATTTCCCTGTCTATGTAGTTGACTCTGCTAGTGCCATGGTAAGTACTAACATCATACATATCATTACTTCGGTGAATAAATTCATAGCTCATGAAACTGAGTAAAGCAAAGCCATATTAAGTAAAGTGAGTAATGTCAGTAAAATTAACAACCCCATAATAAGGATAAATGCTGACGTAGACTTACCCCCACAATAGCACTCTTGCTTATGACATCAATTGCAGGTAAAATCCCACTGATGAAACAGCAAATAAATAGTTAGTGCTATAAAACTTTGGATGAATCGTAAACAAATAGAGCATGGTGTGGTAGAAAGGTCTAAAACTAATTTTGATTACACGAACAGTCAAAACCAGGGTTTTGTCCCGATAAGTTTAGACAAAAACATCAAGACTTGAAGAATCCAAAATATAACAAATTACCAATGCTGCTAACACCAACCAAACTTTATCAACCACATTAATACCTTTTCTAAAACTGTACGAGCAGTTTAGCACTGGTGGCATTTGGGGTTCTTATAAACCAAGCAGTACATGTGTTGTCAGTTAGTGACAGTGAAACTTAACAGCAACATGGTTAGCAAGAAATATAACTATCTCAACTTTAGCAAGTACATGATTTAAGTTTTATTCCTATACATCCAGTTCCAGGATCACAAAGTGTGTATAAGTGTGTTCATGCCTAAACTTTAGGGCAACTATTGTATCTCTTTAATGATTTCTTGTGGAGATCAATATTGACCATGATCCAGGAGAAGGCAATAAGTGATTTCATTAACTTGTCGCTTGACCTCAAGCATGTAAATTCTTACACCATTTCTTAAGTGAAATAACAAATTATCTTTTATCGAATAAAATTGTAGGGAAGAAACACAAATTATGGCTAGGGATGCATATAGCTCCTCACAGCTAACTTCGTAGAGAACTTACAACAGTTATGAGTTAAGGAATCTCAGgaagtaaaaaaacaaatatcctTTCAGTAATACAGGAGACTTACGCCAAGGATTTTCCTTTGAAAGGAAATGGAGGAGCCACAGCTGCCCACACACAGAAGATTATATGAATCTGGAAATGGGCAAAGATTGTCAGCAAGGCATGCAATAACTGTATGAGCAATTAATGCTAAGATGTGACTGTGTGAAACCTTTAGTTTATTGTATGTCGATATCTTACCATGTAAAACAGAAGAAACCACCCAAACTTCAAAGCGCTCTCAGTTCTGCAAGACAGTCAAACAAAACAATATATAGTCATGAGGAATAATtgaaaaggtgaaaaaaaaaagttgtttgTACTAATGGATGAACGTGTATACTCAACCTCATTGCATTATAAAGAGGGCGATACCATAACACATAAGCCCCGGGCACACCAGATATGAAGTAGATGATGGCAAGCAGCCAAATGATAACTCCTGTAGAAGCGGAGAGGTCATATTAGCTTGAAGTGTCAGTAAAGTAATAGGAGCTGATTTGAAGAAGATATACGAGATGTCAATAAGGTGCACTTTAACTGTACCTTCCCCTTTAATCCATGCTGTTGTAGTTGCTATGATATTCCAAAAGAGGCACAATATCAGTCCTGCATGAGATCCAAGTATTGGAAAAGAGAACTTCAGTTGAGAAATGCTACGCCAAATGAACAAACTAGCCGCTATCTGTCAGGATTCCTTTTCTGTGAAATTCATCAGCCCGCCGATCAAATGAACACGATAAATTCTTTATGCAATAAGAAAAGGAGTGGAGGCTTATTGCCTTCACTCCCTGTTTAAAAGGACCAAGGCAGCACAGCACATTAGTACTGACCAACACATTTTGGACATTGTAAGAGCTTACCCAAAAATGAGGAAAATGCAAGGTACTGCATCCTTTGTAGATGGATAGGTATCTCATTTGAGATATTGTGATGGATGAGAGGGAAAAAGGGTGGCCAATTTTTCTCTTCTATCACAATGCCAGCTGCAAGAAAACAAATAAGTGATAAAGGTTAGggaaaataaatagcaaaa includes:
- the LOC133929173 gene encoding secretory carrier-associated membrane protein 3-like: MAGKHGRNGFEDDNVNPFAGGSVPAATNSRLSPLSHEPADFYSVDIPLDSTKDLKKKEKELQAMEAELNKRERELKRKEEAASRAGIVIEEKNWPPFFPLIHHNISNEIPIHLQRMQYLAFSSFLGLILCLFWNIIATTTAWIKGEGVIIWLLAIIYFISGVPGAYVLWYRPLYNAMRTESALKFGWFLLFYMIHIIFCVWAAVAPPFPFKGKSLAGILPAIDVISKSAIVGIFYFVGFGLFCLESLLSIGVIQQVFMYFRGSGKAAEMKREAARGALSSAF